Proteins co-encoded in one Brassica oleracea var. oleracea cultivar TO1000 chromosome C4, BOL, whole genome shotgun sequence genomic window:
- the LOC106341837 gene encoding putative pentatricopeptide repeat-containing protein At5g09950 codes for MHRLVPRSGYPNSTELLRKSRALTANSRTLAVNRSRYVSNEAARVSTEYDVLEKGAEVGSHIIPVALDKILPHWRQEQSCVGDRGDNDVYLCNSHINAYFEKGDSVSARNLFDEMPQRNSVTWACVVSGYNRNGQHKEALLLLRNMIREGVFSNPYAFASALKACQELEDSVGKLFGRQLHGLMFKLSYAFNAVASNVLISMYWKCIKSLTSALRAFDDIGVKNSVSWNSIISVYSGAGDLRSAFKMLSIMQCGDSRPTEYTFGTLVTAACSLTDVSLLKQIMCAIQKSGFLSDLFVGSGLVSAFAKAGELSNAREVFNQMETRNAVTLNGLMVGLVRQKRGEEASKLFMDMKGVTDVSPESYVNLLSSFPEYYLAEEVGLRKGREVHGHVITTGLVDSMVGIGNGLVNMYAKCGSIDDARRVFRFMMEKDSVSWNSMITGLDQNGCFQEALERYQSMRRHGISPGSFALISSLSSCASLKWGRAGQQIHGESLRLGLDFNVSVSNALITLYAETGYVNECRRIFSFMPEHDQVSWNAMIGALASSEGSLPEAVSCFMNALRAGQKLNRITFSSVLSAVSSLSFGELGKQIHALALKYSITDEATIENALIACYGKCEEMEECEKIFSRMSERRDDVTWNSMISGYIHNDLLPKALDLVCFMLQRGQRLDNFMYATVLSAFASVATLERGMEVHACSVRACLESDVVVGSALVDMYSKCGRLDYALRFFNAMPVKNSYSWNSMISGYARHGEGEEALKLFEDMKLDGQTPPDHVTFVGVLSACSHAGLVKEGFKHFESMSDCYGLAPRIEHFSCMADLLGRAGELDELEEFIDKMPMKPNVLIWRTVLGACCRANGRKAELGRKAAEMLFQLEPENAVNYVLLGNMYASGGRWEDLVIARKKMKDAEVKKEAGYSWVTMKDGVHMFAAGDKSHADADLIYEKLKELNRKMRDAGYVPQTGFALYDLEQENKEEILSYHSEKLAVAFVLMTQRNSTLPIRIMKNLRVCGDCHSAFKYISEIEGRQIVLRDSNRFHHFQDGECSCKDFW; via the exons ATGCATAGGCTCGTTCCTCGATCTGGGTATCCTAATTCCACCGAGTTGTTGCGAAAGTCGCGAGCTTTAACTGCAAATTCGAGGACTTTAGCTGTAAACAGGAGTAGATACGTCAGCAACGAAGCAGCAAGAGTGTCGACAGAGTACGATGTTCTTGAGAAAGGAGCTGAAGTAG GATCACACATCATACCCGTGGCACTTGATAAGATTCTCCCACATTGGAGACAAGAACAG AGCTGCGTTGGAGATAGAGGAGATAACGATGTCTACTTGTGCAACAGTCACATCAATGCTTATTTCGAGAAGGGAGATTCAGTCTCTGCGCGTAACCTGTTCGACGAAATGCCTCAGAGGAACTCTGTCACATGGGCATGCGTTGTTTCAGGGTATAACCGTAACGGACAACATAAGGAAGCCCTATTGCTCTTAAGAAACATGATCAGAGAAGGAGTTTTCTCGAACCCATACGCTTTCGCTAGTGCCCTTAAGGCTTGCCAGGAGTTAGAAGATTCTGTTGGGAAGCTTTTCGGGAGACAGCTTCACGGCCTAATGTTCAAACTCTCATATGCATTCAATGCTGTAGCTTCGAATGTCCTCATATCAATGTACTGGAAATGCATAAAGTCTCTTACTTCTGCTCTTCGTGCTTTCGATGACATTGGAGTTAAAAACTCTGTATCGTGGAACTCGATTATATCTGTTTATTCAGGGGCTGGGGATTTGAGATCTGCGTTTAAGATGTTATCTATCATGCAGTGTGGTGATTCTAGACCAACCGAGTACACTTTCGGTACTCTTGTAACTGCTGCTTGTTCTCTCACTGATGTTAGTTTGCTCAAGCAGATCATGTGCGCTATTCAAAAATCTGGTTTTCTCTCTGATCTTTTCGTTGGTAGTGGATTGGTGTCTGCGTTTGCAAAGGCTGGTGAATTGAGTAACGCTAGGGAGGTTTTTAATCAGATGGAAACGAGAAACGCTGTGACCTTGAACGGGTTAATGGTTGGTCTTGTGAGGCAGAAACGTGGAGAGGAAGCAAGTAAGCTCTTTATGGATATGAAAGGCGTTACTGATGTTAGTCCTGAGTCATACGTGAATCTCCTGAGCTCGTTTCCTGAGTATTATCTAGCTGAGGAAGTAGGTCTGAGAAAAGGCAGAGAGGTTCATGGACATGTGATCACAACCGGCTTAGTTGATTCCATGGTCGGGATAGGAAACGGCCTTGTTAATATGTATGCTAAGTGCGGGTCAATAGATGACGCCAGACGTGTGTTCCGTTTCATGATGGAGAAAGATTCCGTCTCCTGGAACTCCATGATCACTGGTCTTGACCAAAACGGCTGTTTTCAAGAAGCTTTGGAGCGCTACCAAAGCATGAGACGACATGGAATCTCGCCTGGAAGTTTCGCACTGATTAGTTCACTGAGCTCATGCGCTAGCTTGAAGTGGGGTAGAGCAGGACAACAGATTCATGGAGAAAGCCTCAGATTGGGGCTTGATTTCAATGTTTCGGTTTCAAACGCCCTTATCACGCTGTACGCAGAGACAGGCTATGTCAATGAATGTCGTAGAATATTCTCCTTCATGCCAGAGCATGATCAGGTCTCTTGGAATGCCATGATAGGTGCTTTAGCTAGCTCAGAAGGTTCACTACCTGAAGCCGTGTCATGTTTCATGAACGCGCTACGAGCGGGACAGAAACTCAACAGAATAACCTTCTCAAGCGTTCTCTCAGCTGTCTCATCCCTCTCATTCGGTGAGCTCGGCAAGCAGATACACGCGCTAGCTTTAAAGTACAGTATCACAGACGAAGCAACCATTGAGAACGCGCTTATAGCTTGTTATGGCAAGTGTGAGGAGATGGAGGAGTGCGAGAAGATATTCTCTAGAATGTCGGAGAGAAGAGATGATGTAACTTGGAACTCGATGATCTCTGGTTATATACATAATGATCTCCTCCCCAAGGCCTTGGACTTGGTTTGTTTTATGCTGCAGAGAGGTCAGAGATTGGATAACTTCATGTACGCGACGGTTCTCAGCGCGTTTGCTTCGGTTGCGACGCTGGAGCGTGGCATGGAAGTGCACGCTTGCTCGGTGAGAGCTTGTTTGGAATCCGACGTGGTGGTTGGGAGTGCGCTCGTCGACATGTATTCCAAATGCGGAAGACTAGATTACGCTTTGAGGTTCTTCAACGCAATGCCTGTGAAGAATTCGTATTCTTGGAACTCGATGATCTCTGGCTACGCACGACATGGGGAAGGAGAAGAAGCTTTGAAGCTTTTTGAGGATATGAAGCTCGATGGACAAACACCACCTGATCACGTTACGTTCGTGGGAGTGTTGTCGGCTTGTAGCCACGCTGGTTTGGTTAAAGAAGGGTTTAAACATTTTGAGTCCATGAGTGATTGTTATGGCTTGGCACCTAGGATTGAGCATTTCTCATGTATGGCTGACTTGCTAGGCCGTGCGGGTGAGTTAGATGAGTTGGAAGAGTTCATCGATAAGATGCCGATGAAGCCTAATGTACTCATATGGAGAACTGTGCTCGGCGCTTGTTGCAGAGCAAACGGTCGTAAAGCAGAGCTAGGGAGGAAAGCAGCAGAGATGCTGTTTCAACTAGAGCCAGAGAACGCTGTAAACTATGTGCTGCTTGGTAACATGTATGCATCTGGAGGAAGATGGGAGGATTTAGTAATTGCGAGGAAGAAGATGAAAGATGCAGAGGTGAAGAAGGAAGCTGGTTACAGTTGGGTCACCATGAAAGATGGAGTTCATATGTTTGCCGCTGGGGATAAGTCACACGCAGACGCGGATTTGATCTATGAGAAGCTCAAGGAGCTTAATAGGAAGATGAGGGATGCAGGTTATGTGCCGCAGACGGGATTCGCTTTGTATGATCTAGAGCAGGAGAACAAGGAAGAGATTCTGAGCTATCACAGTGAGAAGCTCGCTGTAGCTTTTGTTCTCATGACGCAGAGGAACTCTACGCTGCCTATTAGAATAATGAAGAATCTTAGAGTTTGCGGTGATTGCCACTCTGCTTTCAAGTATATATCGGAGATCGAAGGGAGACAGATTGTTCTAAGAGATTCAAACAGGTTTCATCATTTTCAAGACGGTGAATGTTCATGTAAAGACTTCTGGTGA
- the LOC106337842 gene encoding F-box/kelch-repeat protein At2g43445-like gives MLEEKENPNPIYIVFDILEELFLRLPLKPILKFKTVSKQWRTILESEMFVARSMNVKQNRKILAAHNCSCGYKPSLLLESQFEGDEEIIYMHFDATRPMLSCNGLLCFPEPDCITVLNPSTGQNLRFPSGQEPVSSRFRNGSDMVMGFGRDRVTGSYKVVKVFVESMFGDCDVLDVESAEWKKLRRPHYVTRLGRQSVCVNGSIYWETKIVNLENRLAIAKITVYGVECILEICSMNAEEEILSNTYAINLAGVPESKWSMFTPLAVSNQGNLVLYNDRKSLFKYYPQTYELRCLSSDSCVHVISPYLENLAPLRSKSAHHPGHLDADCFRKGSHSGS, from the exons ATGTTGGAAGAGAAAGAAAACCCAAACCCGATCTACATTGTTTTCGATATTCTAGAAGAACTATTCCTACGATTGCCCTTGAAACCAATCCTCAAATTCAAAACCGTCTCAAAACAATGGAGAACAATCTTGGAATCGGAGATGTTCGTTGCAAGGAGTATGAATGTTAAACAGAACCGGAAAATCCTCGCTGCTCACAACTGCAGCTGCGGCTACAAGCCGAGTCTCCTCCTCGAGTCGCAGTTCGAAGGGGACGAAGAGATCATCTATATGCATTTTGATGCGACGCGACCAATGTTGAGTTGCAACGGTTTGCTTTGTTTCCCCGAACCAGATTGTATCACCGTGTTAAATCCTTCAACCGGACAGAACCTACGGTTTCCTTCCGGTCAGGAACCAGTGTCCTCCCGGTTTAGAAACG GGTCGGACATGGTCATGGGGTTTGGTAGAGACAGAGTTACTGGAAGCTATAAAGTAGTTAAGGTGTTCGTTGAATCCATGTTTGGCGATTGCGATGTTCTTGATGTTGAAAGCGCTGAATGGAAGAAACTGAGAAGACCTCATTATGTGACCAGGTTAGGAAGACAATCAGTGTGTGTGAATGGATCGATCTATTG GGAAACCAAGATTGTGAACCTTGAGAACCGTCTAGCTATAGCCAAAATAACGGTATATGGAGTTGAATGTATACTAGAGATATGTAGCATGAATGCAGAAGAAGAGATATTGAGCAATACGTACGCCATAAATTTAGCTGGTGTACCGGAGTCCAAGTGGTCCATGTTCACGCCTCTGGCTGTTTCTAACCAAGGGAATCTTGTCCTCTATAATGATCGCAAGAGTTTGTTTAAATATTATCCTCAGACATATGAGCTTCGTTGTCTCTCCTCAGATAGCTGCGTTCATGTTATATCTCCTTACCTAGAGAATTTGGCTCCACTTCGGTCAAAATCAGCACATCACCCAGGACATCTAGATGCAGATTGTTTTCGAAAAGGGTCACATTCGGGATCCTAG
- the LOC106337185 gene encoding electron transfer flavoprotein-ubiquinone oxidoreductase, mitochondrial, with amino-acid sequence MHRFLLKLSSSSLRNSKFQRLILPSLNLFASGSPPPPSANPYSADSFRKSRAFSSKSRALGVRCISSEAGREAIEYDVVIIGAGPAGLSAAIRLKQLCQEKNTDLSVCVVEKGAEVGGHVISGNVFEPLALDELLPHWRQEQAPIEIPASSDKFWFLTKDRAIPLPSPFDNKGNYVISLSQLVRWLGGKAEELGIEIYPGFSASEVLYDASDKVVGIATKDMGISKDGSKKETFQPGVDIKGRVTLFAEGCRGSLSEKIIKKYKLREEVNAQHQTYALGIKEVWEIDESKHNPGEVIHTLGWPLDSKTYGGSFLYHMNDRQVALGLVVALNYKNPFLNPYEEFQKLKHHPAIKSILEGGTVLQYGARTLNEGGFQSIPYPVFPGGAIIGCSAGFLNVPKIKGTHTAMKSGMLAAEAAFGALHEGSNMNTYWDNLRGSWVWKELYAARNYRPAFEYGLIPGLAVSAMEHYVLKGKVPFTLKHGKADHEATDLARKCKPIEYPKPDGVLSFDVPTSLYRSNTNHDHDQPSHLRLKDPKIPEKVNLPEYAAPESRYCPARVYEYVEDEEGKPKLQINAQNCLHCKACDIKDPKQNIEWTVPEGGGGPAYSVM; translated from the exons ATGCATAGATTCCTTCTAAAGCTATCTTCTTCTTCTTTGAGAAACTCTAAGTTTCAACGTTTGATCCTCCCTTCATTAAATCTTTTCGCATCTGGGTCTCCTCCTCCTCCTTCTGCGAATCCTTATTCGGCCGATTCGTTTCGAAAGTCGCGAGCTTTCAGCTCAAAGTCGAGGGCTTTAGGTGTAAGATGTATCAGCAGCGAAGCGGGGAGAGAGGCTATAGAGTACGATGTTGTCATCATCGGAGCCGGACCCGCTGGTCTATCTGCTGCTATACGGTTGAAACAGCTCTGTCAGGAGAAGAACACTGATCTGTCCGTATGCGTCGTTGAGAAAGGAGCTGAAGTTG GAGGACACGTCATATCTGGAAATGTTTTTGAGCCTTTGGCGTTAGATGAACTTCTCCCACATTGGAGACAAGAACAG GCGCCAATTGAGATCCCTGCTTCTTCTGATAAGTTCTGGTTTTTGACGAAAGACCGTGCAATCCCACTTCCTTCTCCCTTTGATAACAAGGGAAACTACGTTATTAG TTTGAGCCAGCTGGTGCGTTGGCTAGGAGGCAAAGCTGAGGAGCTTGGAATAGAGATATACCCTGGGTTTTCAGCTAGTGAG GTGTTGTACGATGCAAGTGATAAGGTTGTTGGGATTGCAACCAAAGATATGGGAATATCCAAAGATGGTTCCAAGAAGGAGACTTTCCAGCCAGGCGTAGACATCAAAG GGAGAGTTACTCTATTTGCCGAGGGATGCAGAGGATCATTATCCGAG AAAATAATCAAAAAGTATAAATTAAGAGAGGAGGTTAATGCACAACATCAGACATATGCTTTGGGAATTAAGGAG GTTTGGGAGATAGATGAAAGCAAGCATAACCCCGGAGAAGTTATTCACACTTTGGGTTGGCCCTTGGATTCTAAGACATACGGAGGTTCTTTCTTGTACCACATGAACGATAGACAG GTTGCGCTTGGCTTGGTTGTTGCCTTGAATTACAAAAACCCTTTCTTGAATCCATATGAGGAGTTTCAG AAACTCAAACACCATCCAGCCATTAAAAGCATCTTGGAAGGTGGTACTGTGCTTCAGTATGGAGCTCGTACTTTAAACGAAGGTGGTTTTCAG TCCATTCCCTATCCAGTTTTTCCTGGAGGAGCAATAATTGGATGTTCAGCTGGTTTTCTCAATGTGCCCAAGATTAAAGGAACACATACCGCAATGAAATCAG GAATGTTAGCAGCAGAGGCTGCATTTGGTGCACTTCATGAAGGTTCAAACATGAACACATACTGGGACAACCTGAGAGGTTCCTGGGTGTGGAAGGAGCTCTACGCAGCTCGAAACTACCGTCCT GCGTTTGAGTATGGGCTAATCCCTGGCTTGGCCGTAAGTGCTATGGAACA CTATGTACTGAAAGGAAAGGTCCCTTTCACGTTGAAGCATGGGAAAGCAGACCACGAAGCAACTGAT CTTGCTCGGAAATGCAAGCCAATTGAGTATCCAAAGCCAGATGGTGTTTTGTCTTTTGACGTGCCAACGTCTTTATACAG GAGTAACACCAATCATGATCATGACCAGCCATCTCATCTGCGATTGAAGGATCCAAAGATTCCAGAAAAGGTGAACTTACCAGAGTATGCTGCACCAGAGTCACGTTACTGCCCAGCCCGTGTATACGA ATATGTGGAAGATGAAGAGGGTAAGCCGAAACTGCAGATCAACGCTCAAAACTGTTTGCACTGCAAG GCATGTGATATTAAAGATCCAAAGCAAAATATAGAGTGGACAGTGCCTGAAGGTGGTGGCGGCCCTGCTTATTCCGTAATGTAG